One Deinococcus aquaedulcis genomic window carries:
- a CDS encoding NAD(P)/FAD-dependent oxidoreductase, with the protein MKTLILGAGYAGLAVATKLKPTPGLEALMVEQNAYHTFETRLHEAAAHNTRVTLPLTPLLRGTGVALEQAQVEHVALDDKEVRLKDGRVLTYDTLVVALGSVTNFYRIPGLAENAAELKQLSDADEIFNFVNRAFSSDYQGNRDIVVGGAGLTGVELVTELAQRAQLLSKERGLPPFNIYLVEAGPKILPILDEGLRAKAQKTLEEYGIHILVGHRLMQATADTVTVQTASGEQKIIEAGKIIWTGGIQARDIVSGSKLEKGPGGRIAVDDKLRAKGYPEVFVIGDMGLALNQDGKPVPTTAQHAGQQGRLTGKNILRMVRGEELEPYEPTTLGEFVSLGGLMAVGWMKLPWNQKLAITGGIAHVMKRASEWRWRASID; encoded by the coding sequence GCTGGTTACGCCGGCCTGGCCGTTGCCACCAAACTGAAGCCCACCCCTGGCCTGGAAGCCCTGATGGTGGAGCAAAATGCCTACCACACCTTTGAAACCCGCCTGCACGAGGCGGCGGCCCACAACACCCGCGTGACCCTGCCCCTGACCCCGCTGCTGCGCGGCACCGGCGTGGCGCTGGAACAGGCCCAGGTGGAACACGTGGCCCTAGACGACAAGGAAGTGCGCCTGAAAGACGGCCGCGTGCTCACCTACGACACCCTGGTGGTGGCGCTGGGTTCGGTCACGAACTTCTACCGCATTCCGGGTCTGGCGGAAAACGCCGCCGAGCTCAAGCAGCTCAGCGACGCCGACGAGATCTTTAACTTCGTCAACCGCGCGTTTTCCAGCGACTACCAGGGCAACCGCGACATCGTGGTGGGCGGCGCTGGCCTGACCGGCGTGGAACTGGTGACCGAACTGGCCCAGCGCGCCCAGCTGCTGAGCAAGGAGCGCGGCCTACCGCCCTTCAACATCTACCTCGTGGAAGCCGGGCCCAAGATTCTGCCCATTCTGGACGAGGGCCTGCGGGCCAAGGCGCAGAAAACGCTCGAGGAGTACGGCATTCACATCCTGGTGGGCCACCGCCTGATGCAGGCCACCGCCGACACCGTGACCGTCCAGACCGCCAGCGGCGAGCAGAAGATCATCGAAGCGGGCAAGATCATCTGGACCGGCGGGATTCAGGCGCGCGACATCGTGAGCGGCAGCAAGCTGGAGAAGGGCCCCGGTGGCCGCATCGCCGTGGACGACAAGTTGCGCGCCAAGGGCTACCCCGAGGTGTTCGTGATTGGCGACATGGGCCTCGCGCTGAACCAGGACGGCAAGCCGGTGCCCACCACCGCCCAGCACGCCGGGCAGCAGGGCCGCCTGACTGGCAAGAACATCCTGCGTATGGTGCGCGGCGAGGAGCTGGAGCCCTATGAGCCCACCACCCTGGGCGAGTTCGTCAGCCTGGGCGGCCTGATGGCTGTGGGCTGGATGAAGCTGCCCTGGAACCAGAAGCTGGCCATTACGGGCGGGATT